tgggttctggcaatcgTGTGGACggactttgacacacaccaccctacctaaacactgcagaccacaATCTGTGGGGTGTGGTGAAATAAGATGAATGCACCCTCCCACCCACACTCAATGCACAGCACCCAAAGGACTCCAAAGgacaaaatacccccagaggtcctaTGTCCCTTCCCCTCACAGGTCAGAGCTGTcttggcagcacaaaggggactTGGAAAATACCAAGCAGGtgttaatgttgcagctgattgaTGTATCCGTGGCTTATACATGTGGCTGGACACTGTGacatctgtctgtcactgctgGGAGAGGTAACTGGGTATGTCTTTTCTGGGTGTCCATTGTATAACTCCATAAAGGCACAGAGGGATTGTGGGATTTTGGCTTTGTGATTTCAGGCCTGACAATCAAACTGCTGGTTGTCATCAAGACGCTGCAGCTTCCTCGGGCTCCTGTTTCCTGCATTATTCAGCCTCACAGCACGTCTCAGTCCCACCCCACCCTCCATGCCGCTTCTTCCCATGTAGCAGTCATTCTGCTTGTGCTGTCCTGAATATCAATTTATTATGTTTCACTGTGGGGGTGCAGTCCACTGTATGCAGGCAGAGGAAGCAgccatttctgtgtgtgtgtgtacacatgtgtgtTGCATATATTACAATTTGTTTTGATCATGACCAACCCAAGCACGGGAACTTGAGCTGAACAGTGCGTGAGCCTCTTCATCACATAACGACCATAATAATGTCTTAATTTGCCGGCTGAGAACATTGTGTGACGAAGACGTGAGCTGCGCACAAGTGGGACTGCAAAGCTTAATTTGTTTCACTCGTTGTCAGGTGGTATGGAAATACTTCAGTAACAATCAGAGTTAAATCTCTGGAGATGTTTATTGGACCACACAAGAACGACATCACAGCAAACGGGACAGGTTCAGCAGTTCAGCAGACAATTACGCAGAAAAAAGCAACCAATCAAAGATCCAAATCCGTGTCTCTTGTCCCACATTTGAAAGAGATCTAATGAAGAAGACTAGCAGAATAAAACTGGTTCCTCAGGTCATGTGGTGACGTCATGGTAGGTCTTGATCAGACGGTGACTGCTTAAGTTTCCGTCTAGATAAGACATCTGGCATGTCTGAAGATGTCCTGCAAAACACCACAAAGCAGAATGTTATGTTCGGCAGCATCTGTTTATAAGGTCTTTCTTCCATTTGTCACATCCtccattaatttgttttatattaatTTACCTGTCCTCCTTTCATCAACAACAATTTTGTTGATGAATCAGTGTAAGAGTTTAATATTGTCAAAGCAGATTAAGGAAACTTTCATTAGCTCTGATCTTTAGGGTTAGGAAATGACTGTGGCTGTGACTTCACATGTCAAGTGAAGTCAACTCCAGCTCCCCATACTCTTAGAAtagtttcttttgctttttactgtattatttttatttctatttatgttGGCATTGACTTGACATCTTTCTCATCTTTACTTTTCTTGCACTCACTGAATGTCAGATTGCTTCTTGGTCTTGTGTGTAAACCAGTAATCCACATAAAATTTGCTTACAAAAATAATTCACAGGATATAATATTGGTTTCATACCCCTCGTCTGCATTGGTCTCAGCCATCGGTCCGCCTTCCACAAAGTTTCCCATTCGACTCTTAGAACGTTCCGGGTTTAATTGACTCTGAGTCCCTGCCAATAGCAGAAGACCACATTGCAGCGTTCAGTAAAACATGGCATGCTTTAAAAGTCTGTGGAAATCTGAGAGCTGCGTTGCACTATGACGGCTgtcaggagagagaaaaagcaaaatctCGAGGTCCATCATTTAATCACAGATCGCTCATTTAATCAATAGTGAGTTATTGATGCACAAAGCCACCTCTCTTTTAGAAACGATCGTGGTGAGTTTAATTGGAATCTGTTAACTGGACAACCAAATACGCACTTACAAAAGACCTCATGAATACATCAAATATCATTAACTTTAAGTGGCTGATTTCTAAAATCATTTTTGAAGTTCTTATCATTGTAGTGCAAACGTGGAGGTCTTCTTTTCAAATAGTATTAATGTATTTtcacacttgtacggtgtccCTTTTCTGTCTTAGATATAACATCTCATTATTTTTTGCATCTCTGTAGATAAAAAAGTGCTTTTTGTCACAATTCATCTGCACTCTATGAGATGTCTGCGAGATGGCTGATGCTTTGCAGGAACCACCTAGACTTAACACCTCTCTCACTGGCATCAGCTATTAGCTCTCCAGTGTGCAGACTGGTGTCGGATTTGTTATCAACAAGTTACAGACGTGGCCTTGATGACTCACTATCGAGTCTCAAACTGAACACAGTATTCTTGTATGTTACATGATGCCTTCATGTGTTCAATTGGCTGGCTCACACGCTCACTCACCTTCTCTTCTCAGTGTCTCTACAGGTTGATCGGGAGCAGGATTGGCGGGTGTGGGGTGCACTCGGAAGTTTCCTGAGAAATTGCCATATTTGTCACAGCATGGTAGCGTTTGATGTAACGGCGTGTTTTCAAAGTGTAATTATGTTTAACATGATCTGACCTGAATTATCAGATAATGagtaaaaacatgcaaaaacttACCAAAGGATGGAAGAATATGATTGATATTCAGCCAGGCTTTTATGAAGGGGTAGATGGATATGAGCAGGCCTGGAAAGTAGATATCATAAATAATTTGATTAATGATATAAAAGCTCCGATtcttaaatgtgtgtttaaaacataaatgatcaCTAGTATATTTAAGACGTAATATCAGATTAATTAGATCAAAATCTTGGGttcaaaagaaataacattCACTCATTGGTATTCTTTACCCCGAATTTTCACTACAGtggactgaaactgaaaccaaGAGCGGaggaaaatatttcatataGCAGGCGCCCTGAAAAATCTCATTATAAAAGAATATCAAATTTCACCATCGTATAAAACCATAACTCTAATCACTTGCATATTCTCATATTGCATTCTGTTAATTTCATTTGCTCGTTGTGCTCTGGATTGCCTGTGAGCCACACCAgaagggaaagaggaagagagagagagagagaaaaactctATTCTCCTTTTCATTTTAGTCCCCATACTTGCAAACATCACAGCCGACTATGAGGCTGTTTCATGAAACGATCTTCAGATTATGTTGAGTGCATCAGATACAGTGTGTGATGTTTCTTCCTGTTCAGCTCCAAGTCTAAAGTAATATCTGAACTGCAGGGCTTATGTGCCTCTCAGT
This portion of the Scatophagus argus isolate fScaArg1 chromosome 13, fScaArg1.pri, whole genome shotgun sequence genome encodes:
- the kncn gene encoding kinocilin, which encodes MNPVSVGEYHGLRVGSALLSIVAGCIIIGVSRECDADANRSFYIINQIIYDIYFPGLLISIYPFIKAWLNINHILPSFGNFRVHPTPANPAPDQPVETLRREGTQSQLNPERSKSRMGNFVEGGPMAETNADEGTSSDMPDVLSRRKLKQSPSDQDLP